A region from the Candidatus Saccharimonadia bacterium genome encodes:
- a CDS encoding phage head closure protein, with amino-acid sequence MTGAAILTSVITLQRVTIERNGLGEGVETWTTLAQRKAQRADVSAGEAFRALEVGAQLSTRFTVRYSPTLATLNPLDRIIFDGRTFNITGVREKQRRRWIEIDTVARDDIAAVETT; translated from the coding sequence ATGACTGGAGCGGCGATACTCACGAGCGTCATTACCTTGCAGCGCGTCACGATCGAACGTAACGGGCTCGGTGAGGGTGTGGAGACATGGACGACGTTGGCACAGCGCAAGGCACAGCGCGCCGACGTGTCCGCCGGTGAGGCGTTCCGCGCGCTGGAGGTGGGCGCGCAACTCTCGACGCGGTTCACGGTCCGCTACAGCCCCACGCTCGCAACGCTCAATCCCCTTGACCGCATCATATTCGACGGCCGCACCTTCAACATCACCGGCGTTCGCGAGAAGCAGCGCCGCCGCTGGATCGAGATTGACACGGTTGCGCGCGACGACATCGCGGCGGTGGAGACCACGTAA
- a CDS encoding DUF3168 domain-containing protein, whose translation MEELLLALLEASTPLVALVGTRMNWGSREQAAALPAVTLNKVSGGPLYADEGEVGLDEVRVQIDTWASSFSAATAVAREVRAQISGYEDANFPYISLDVVRDLREGGANQAAYEYRVSMDFIVLSRSI comes from the coding sequence ATGGAAGAACTGTTGCTAGCGTTGCTGGAGGCGAGCACTCCGCTTGTTGCCCTGGTGGGCACCCGGATGAATTGGGGATCGCGCGAGCAGGCCGCCGCGTTGCCGGCCGTGACGCTCAACAAGGTATCCGGCGGGCCGCTCTATGCCGATGAGGGCGAGGTGGGGCTTGACGAAGTGCGCGTCCAAATTGACACCTGGGCAAGCAGCTTCTCGGCCGCCACGGCAGTAGCGCGCGAGGTGCGCGCCCAGATCTCGGGTTATGAGGACGCCAACTTCCCCTATATCTCGCTCGACGTGGTGCGCGATTTGCGCGAGGGTGGTGCAAATCAAGCCGCGTACGAGTATAGGGTTTCCATGGATTTCATCGTTTTGAGCAGGAGCATCTAA
- a CDS encoding phage tail tube protein → MVAVAGRQVTFLWGDDSPQVEIPGVREKGIELNGEPIDITSDENDGWRTLLSLPAENQVNITLNGVTKNARLKNDWFAGASSTNRMQALTLIFPDGATLTGTFFMASFKETASYKDAMTFEATLNSSGTITYTPGSPA, encoded by the coding sequence ATGGTCGCAGTTGCAGGCAGGCAAGTGACGTTCCTGTGGGGCGATGATAGCCCGCAGGTAGAAATTCCTGGTGTGCGCGAGAAGGGTATCGAACTTAACGGCGAGCCCATCGACATCACCAGCGATGAAAACGACGGATGGCGCACGCTGCTCAGCCTGCCGGCTGAGAACCAGGTGAACATTACGCTCAACGGCGTGACCAAGAACGCGCGGCTCAAGAACGATTGGTTCGCGGGCGCGTCCTCGACAAACCGCATGCAAGCCTTGACGCTCATTTTCCCTGATGGCGCGACGCTGACGGGAACGTTCTTCATGGCCAGCTTCAAGGAAACGGCGAGCTACAAAGACGCCATGACGTTTGAGGCGACGCTCAACAGCAGTGGAACGATCACCTACACGCCTGGTAGCCCGGCCTAG
- a CDS encoding HK97-gp10 family putative phage morphogenesis protein yields the protein MDEFRIEGLAELQAKFRELPKGVQRSTLQRVGRKVLAPIADKARSLAPRRSGKLKRSIKVSTRLSRRQYLLARGEGDNVNIYAGAGALPQATLQEFGTSNLPAQPFMRPAWDAGKDQLLSDVKNELWSEIQKVIGK from the coding sequence ATGGACGAATTCAGGATCGAGGGGCTTGCCGAGCTGCAAGCCAAATTTAGAGAGCTTCCAAAGGGCGTGCAGCGCAGCACGCTCCAGCGGGTCGGCCGGAAGGTGCTTGCGCCGATCGCCGACAAAGCGCGGTCGCTTGCCCCTCGACGGTCCGGTAAGTTAAAGCGTTCTATCAAAGTATCGACAAGGTTATCTCGCCGACAATACTTGCTAGCTCGTGGTGAGGGTGACAACGTCAACATATACGCCGGAGCGGGTGCGCTACCTCAAGCCACTTTGCAAGAGTTCGGTACGTCCAACCTTCCTGCCCAACCATTCATGCGGCCGGCATGGGACGCGGGCAAGGATCAATTGCTTAGCGATGTCAAAAATGAATTATGGTCTGAAATACAGAAAGTGATAGGGAAGTGA
- a CDS encoding glycosyl hydrolase family 28-related protein — protein sequence MALARWQANIVDDAGNVQNGATVTVREETSGTPLASLFSDRAGVVPTGNPVSADSEGYAFFHVAGGAYQITATKGSFTRTWRYVGIGTMSESDGPDDLDISLALVTTEGALVSRTIRDHLGVLYGHVKNYGAVGDGVTNDTAAIQAAINAMEAAGGGVVLFDAKVYSVTDLVLDSSAVALVGVSSGRMFGGSSDQTGTVLKARSGAATLLTVGSASAATSTITGCRVENFALAGNGIASRVLRVKMIENSIFRNIVCVGGTINQLETICETGFAGLNYVYQCAFENIWVNAGATAKGVVISGEPAGAGGNRTVFCRFSQMHVTHGDGTAFEINDADDNVFIGLAVSRITATTGIGIDLIGNDADAQDLVHACMFYSCHAGPGGWRTTGNKAVNNIVFGLQTEDGVPVSITSSAQLSYIRDDGAFLFPSFAAAAGATMVNRMLLTGGTTGNPALLGVEGSDTNINMSISAKGSGAIVIPSPNVSIGHTAAIAAAQSGGTSRLQLHGISGQAIGMSNTRWTADANGSAYEINKSRGATVGTHTIVQNGDVLGNLRFSGSDGTQFIPAALIQALVSGTPGTNDMPTALAFSTTADGAAAVTERLRIGPTGTVTASSPLGGLGYGTGAGGAITQATNKSTGVTLDKVCGAITMNNASLNAATAVSFVLTNSNIGTFDVVHAVHGSAGTAGAYRVAVKSGSAGTCTIEVTNTTAGALGEAIVINFVVIKGVNA from the coding sequence ATGGCACTCGCACGCTGGCAAGCGAACATTGTAGACGACGCGGGCAACGTCCAGAACGGCGCTACGGTGACAGTGCGCGAAGAGACATCAGGCACGCCGCTCGCGAGTTTGTTTAGCGATCGCGCGGGCGTGGTGCCCACGGGTAACCCGGTGTCGGCAGACAGCGAGGGATATGCGTTCTTTCATGTGGCCGGCGGTGCCTACCAGATCACGGCGACCAAGGGGAGCTTTACGCGCACTTGGCGCTATGTCGGCATCGGCACCATGTCCGAAAGCGATGGTCCCGATGATCTGGACATCAGTCTAGCGCTCGTTACCACAGAAGGGGCATTAGTATCTAGAACTATTAGAGATCATCTTGGCGTCTTGTACGGCCACGTCAAGAACTACGGGGCTGTTGGTGACGGCGTCACCAATGACACTGCGGCAATTCAAGCCGCAATTAATGCGATGGAAGCGGCCGGCGGTGGCGTTGTTCTTTTCGATGCCAAGGTTTATTCCGTCACTGATCTTGTACTAGATAGTAGTGCCGTTGCGCTAGTCGGTGTTTCTTCTGGCCGAATGTTCGGCGGCAGTTCTGATCAAACCGGGACCGTTTTAAAAGCGCGGAGTGGGGCCGCAACTCTGTTGACGGTGGGTTCGGCATCAGCCGCAACATCTACGATCACAGGTTGCCGAGTTGAAAACTTTGCCTTAGCTGGCAACGGCATTGCGTCGCGTGTGTTACGCGTCAAGATGATTGAGAATAGTATATTCCGCAATATTGTATGCGTTGGAGGAACGATCAATCAACTTGAGACGATTTGCGAAACCGGGTTCGCCGGTTTGAATTATGTATATCAATGCGCCTTTGAAAATATTTGGGTGAACGCTGGAGCAACTGCAAAAGGCGTTGTGATCTCTGGCGAGCCGGCCGGAGCTGGTGGTAATCGGACGGTGTTTTGTCGCTTCAGTCAAATGCATGTCACGCACGGTGACGGTACTGCGTTTGAAATAAACGATGCCGACGATAATGTCTTTATCGGGCTCGCTGTGTCTCGCATTACAGCAACCACAGGCATAGGTATTGATCTTATCGGCAATGATGCAGATGCACAAGATTTAGTGCATGCCTGCATGTTCTATAGTTGTCATGCTGGCCCAGGTGGATGGCGCACGACAGGCAACAAAGCCGTTAATAATATTGTATTCGGTTTGCAAACCGAGGACGGCGTACCCGTGAGTATTACAAGCAGCGCGCAATTGTCCTATATCAGAGATGATGGCGCATTTCTGTTTCCTTCGTTCGCCGCTGCGGCCGGTGCGACGATGGTCAACCGAATGCTGCTTACAGGCGGGACAACAGGCAATCCCGCGCTGCTCGGTGTCGAGGGATCAGACACCAATATCAACATGAGCATCAGCGCCAAGGGATCCGGCGCCATTGTCATCCCTTCGCCCAATGTCTCGATCGGGCATACGGCCGCCATTGCGGCCGCTCAAAGTGGGGGGACATCTAGACTTCAACTTCACGGCATTTCCGGTCAGGCCATTGGCATGTCCAACACACGTTGGACGGCGGACGCTAACGGCTCGGCTTACGAAATCAATAAAAGTCGTGGCGCCACGGTGGGCACGCACACCATTGTCCAGAATGGTGACGTGCTCGGAAATCTGCGGTTCTCTGGTTCGGACGGCACTCAGTTCATTCCGGCCGCGTTGATCCAGGCCCTTGTGTCGGGCACGCCGGGCACGAACGACATGCCGACAGCGCTTGCTTTCTCCACTACGGCGGACGGCGCGGCGGCCGTGACGGAGCGCTTACGTATCGGGCCAACCGGAACCGTCACCGCATCATCGCCGCTCGGCGGCCTTGGCTATGGCACTGGCGCGGGTGGAGCTATCACCCAGGCGACGAACAAATCTACCGGCGTGACGCTCGATAAAGTGTGCGGCGCGATCACGATGAATAACGCTTCGCTAAATGCGGCGACAGCAGTGAGCTTTGTGTTGACAAATAGCAACATCGGAACATTTGATGTTGTGCATGCGGTACATGGATCAGCCGGAACAGCGGGCGCATATAGAGTTGCAGTAAAAAGTGGATCAGCGGGAACTTGTACTATTGAGGTGACTAATACAACAGCAGGTGCATTGGGTGAAGCAATCGTAATTAACTTCGTTGTTATAAAAGGTGTGAATGCATGA
- a CDS encoding peptidoglycan-binding protein: protein MNYEQSHVGYGNLWRSARTRPERRQAAALIAQRALESKARYVSAAAVAPGMPWTWVAAVHSLESGQSWKGHLHNGDPLTARTTHVPAGRPASGSPPFTWEQSARDAITMPPHSLQSVPTWEIERCLYEWERYNGFGYVAKAVNSPYLWSFTTQYQAGKYVADGRYSATAVSQQCGTVAIVKAIAELEAASEHQVMIDRPPVPAPLPAAPGIMARMLAWFGW, encoded by the coding sequence ATGAACTATGAACAAAGTCACGTCGGCTACGGCAACCTCTGGCGCTCCGCGCGCACGCGGCCGGAGCGGCGACAGGCCGCCGCGCTCATTGCGCAACGCGCGCTCGAGAGCAAGGCGAGGTACGTCTCGGCCGCCGCTGTCGCACCGGGTATGCCGTGGACGTGGGTAGCTGCGGTTCACAGCCTTGAGAGCGGCCAGAGTTGGAAAGGACATCTCCACAACGGCGATCCGCTGACGGCGCGCACCACGCACGTTCCTGCCGGTCGGCCGGCCTCGGGCTCGCCTCCGTTCACGTGGGAGCAGAGCGCGCGCGACGCGATCACGATGCCGCCGCACAGCCTACAGAGCGTGCCCACTTGGGAAATCGAGCGGTGTCTCTACGAGTGGGAGCGCTATAACGGGTTCGGCTATGTCGCCAAGGCCGTGAACTCGCCCTACCTGTGGAGCTTCACGACGCAGTACCAGGCGGGCAAGTATGTCGCCGATGGCCGCTACAGCGCCACCGCGGTAAGCCAGCAATGCGGGACCGTGGCCATCGTCAAGGCCATCGCCGAGCTGGAGGCGGCCAGCGAGCACCAGGTGATGATAGATCGGCCGCCGGTGCCTGCGCCGCTACCGGCCGCGCCTGGGATCATGGCACGCATGCTGGCATGGTTCGGATGGTAG